A region of Vitis vinifera cultivar Pinot Noir 40024 chromosome 15, ASM3070453v1 DNA encodes the following proteins:
- the LOC100255815 gene encoding LOB domain-containing protein 18, producing MSANTSSSGGGGGGGGGGSTSGGGGGGGPCGACKFLRRKCVVGCIFAPYFDPEQGAAHFAAVHKVFGASNVSKLLGHIPVHKRLDAVVTICYEAQARLRDPVYGCVAHIFALQQQVVNLQAELSYLQAHLATLELPSPPPPPPPPPPVMVTPPSLSISDLPSASSMPPTYDLSSLFDPMVQPSSWPMQQHRQIDPRQFGGSRGPTDLPSTAGGSGGGDLQALARELLHRHSSALGGHVPCTESSMPPSISK from the exons ATGAGTGCAAACACTAGTAGCAGCGGTGGCGGTGGTGGTGGCGGTGGCGGTGGAAGCACCAGCGGCGGAGGCGGTGGTGGTGGGCCTTGTGGGGCTTGCAAGTTTCTAAGGAGAAAGTGTGTGGTGGGATGCATATTTGCACCTTATTTTGATCCGGAGCAAGGAGCAGCCCACTTTGCGGCCGTGCACAAGGTGTTCGGAGCCAGCAATGTTTCCAAGCTGCTTGGCCATATCCCCGTCCACAAACGCCTCGATGCGGTGGTCACTATCTGCTACGAGGCTCAAGCTCGGCTCAGAGACCCTGTCTACGGCTGTGTTGCCCACATATTTGCCCTCCAGCAACAG GTGGTGAATTTACAAGCGGAGCTTTCGTATTTACAAGCCCATCTGGCAACCTTGGAGCTACCATCACCGCCGCCTCCCCCGCCTCCGCCACCTCCGGTGATGGTAACGCCGCCTTCACTCTCAATCTCCGACCTCCCCTCCGCCTCCTCCATGCCCCCAACCTACGATCTCTCCTCACTCTTCGACCCAATGGTGCAACCCTCATCATGGCCCATGCAGCAGCACCGTCAAATAGACCCTCGTCAGTTCGGTGGCTCCAGAGGTCCGACCGACCTCCCCTCGACCGCCGGAGGATCGGGCGGCGGTGACCTTCAGGCGTTGGCACGTGAGCTCCTCCACAGACATAGCTCTGCATTGGGGGGTCACGTGCCGTGCACTGAATCCTCGATGCCTCCATCTATTTCGAAATGA
- the LOC100248994 gene encoding LOB domain-containing protein 19 has translation MTGSKGDGGGPCGACKFLRRKCVKGCVFAPYFDSDQGTAHFAAVHKVFGASNASKLLTGIPAHKRLDAVVTLCYEALARLRDPVYGCVAHVFTLQQQVMNLQAELAFIQARLSTLQRIPSLAPPPLLPESAPQPNLQSDFFNVPLQSHEASMEAADFCNNSMDRELEDGDLQTLAQEFVSRFLPGVKVRDSSSN, from the exons ATGACTGGAAGCAAGGGAGATGGTGGTGGGCCATGCGGTGCCTGCAAGTTTCTTCGGAGAAAGTGCGTGAAAGGCTGTGTTTTTGCTCCTTACTTTGACTCCGACCAGGGCACCGCCCACTTCGCGGCCGTGCACAAGGTGTTTGGTGCCAGCAACGCTTCCAAGCTTCTTACCGGGATTCCCGCTCACAAGCGGCTCGACGCGGTGGTTACTCTCTGCTACGAGGCTCTGGCTAGGCTTAGAGACCCTGTCTATGGCTGTGTTGCTCATGTTTTCACTCTCCAACAACAG GTTATGAATTTGCAGGCGGAGTTGGCCTTCATTCAGGCCCGTCTTTCGACCTTGCAGCGCATTCCTTCTCTGGCACCGCCACCCCTACTGCCTGAAAGTGCACCGCAGCCCAATCTTCAGTCTGACTTTTTTAATGTTCCTCTACAATCACACGAGGCGTCGATGGAAGCTGCGGACTTCTGTAATAATTCAATGGACAGAGAGCTCGAGGATGGTGATCTCCAAACCCTAGCTCAAGAATTTGTCTCTAGATTCTTGCCCGGAGTAAAAGTCCGGGATTCGAGTTCTAACTAA
- the LOC100254100 gene encoding uncharacterized protein LOC100254100, translated as MNPHKTEEDHLFNPHDLDPQAHIMDPTHLHTQSSPSSSFSLPPISEIVLFRDDDENDDSPMSHSESDPENDGGGGGGAADKQAHLAPAYISPEPHISNQFYTFNSESHALMIRCILEGRLASPDEIRAATPRAVLKSWRAVWKDRNEDTAYLTAWKRIQDKLTARVDAATGNQFLCFKNNSQQFVSHINQWQDIVMSFHGDADLKHLAVKETIERIKQVWTVGAKFYGIPESFIRVCVAACPVCSGSSGSAPRSKRRRFEYTESFDVPAKEVPSRLQQLAAKHKVVLCIRQKYIRYKPFMAEVKDYACHRAGEPAAKKSRILKREPYASKRCGCGFRIRAIVPIANYNEKDKTFVYQEEGMAVFKLYAVHSGHEPGPLDGNARIMHRVVGHKGGYLMDQEMVYGMAEDGENEGFGLIGKEDGDFQLSVLQQLQELRAEVGLLEGRIGKIPRELLGSVSRELYDIVNKVRSIGEDGSKAIGLLADKPHSDDVLVGDSELAHWSNHHHERIYGNGKETELIEEDEDSFGRTLGDVATWDQIRTDCRSEKDLMSETCKPEKWLKCSEFDEKSILDCEDTKLTKPIRHDETIVTDVGLVGIQVDSFYSENSKWYDSPCGLDPGADCGDNGFRNGGIV; from the coding sequence ATGAATCCTCACAAAACTGAAGAAGATCATCTCTTCAATCCCCATGATCTTGACCCGCAAGCCCATATCATGGACCCCACCCATCTCCACACCCAATCCTCCCCCTCTTCCTCGTTCTCTCTCCCTCCGATCTCCGAAATCGTGCTATTTCGGGATGATGATGAGAACGATGACTCGCCGATGAGTCACAGCGAGTCCGACCCGGAAAACGACGGCGGCGGGGGAGGCGGCGCGGCCGACAAGCAGGCGCATCTTGCCCCGGCGTACATTAGTCCCGAGCCCCACATCTCCAACCAATTCTACACCTTTAACAGCGAGTCGCATGCCCTAATGATCCGGTGCATTTTGGAGGGCCGCCTGGCGTCGCCGGACGAGATCCGCGCAGCTACTCCCCGGGCCGTCCTCAAGAGCTGGCGCGCCGTGTGGAAGGATCGGAACGAAGACACGGCTTACCTCACGGCTTGGAAGCGCATCCAGGATAAGCTGACGGCGCGAGTCGACGCCGCCACTGGTAACCAATTCTTGTGTTTCAAGAACAATTCGCAGCAATTCGTTTCGCATATCAATCAATGGCAAGACATTGTGATGAGTTTTCACGGAGATGCCGATTTGAAGCACCTAGCGGTTAAAGAAACCATAGAGAGAATTAAACAAGTCTGGACTGTGGGTGCTAAATTCTATGGAATTCCCGAATCCTTCATTAGGGTTTGTGTGGCTGCGTGCCCAGTTTGCTCGGGCTCGTCCGGGTCAGCACCGAGGAGTAAACGGCGCCGTTTTGAGTACACCGAGTCCTTTGATGTGCCTGCGAAGGAGGTCCCCTCTAGGCTGCAGCAATTGGCAGCGAAGCATAAGGTTGTGCTTTGTATTAGGCAGAAGTATATTAGGTATAAGCCGTTTATGGCAGAGGTTAAGGATTATGCTTGTCATAGGGCGGGCGAGCCAGCTGCGAAGAAGTCAAGGATTTTGAAGAGGGAGCCATATGCCTCAAAGAGATGTGGGTGTGGGTTTCGAATTAGGGCAATTGTGCCCATTGCCAATTATAATGAGAAGGATAAGACTTTTGTGTATCAGGAGGAGGGGATGGCAGTGTTTAAGTTGTATGCAGTGCATTCAGGGCATGAGCCAGGGCCATTGGATGGGAATGCACGAATAATGCATCGGGTTGTTGGGCATAAAGGGGGGTATCTGATGGATCAGGAGATGGTCTATGGGATGGCTGAAGATGGGGAAAACGAGGGGTTTGGGTTGATTGGGAAGGAGGACGGGGATTTTCAGCTCTCAGTGTTGCAACAGTTGCAGGAATTGAGGGCTGAAGTTGGGTTATTGGAAGGGAGAATTGGGAAAATCCCACGTGAGTTGTTGGGTTCAGTGTCTCGAGAGCTGTATGATATTGTGAATAAAGTTAGAAGTATAGGAGAAGATGGGTCGAAGGCAATTGGATTGCTTGCTGATAAGCCACATTCAGATGATGTGTTGGTAGGGGACAGTGAATTGGCACATTGGAGCAATCACCATCACGAAAGGATATATGGGAATGGTAAGGAGACAGAGTTgattgaagaagatgaagacaGTTTCGGGCGAACGCTTGGGGATGTTGCAACCTGGGATCAGATCCGAACAGACTGTAGGAGTGAGAAAGATCTGATGAGTGAGACCTGTAAGCCTGAAAAGTGGTTGAAATGCAGTGAGTTCGATGAGAAGAGCATTCTTGACTGTGAAGATACTAAACTAACCAAGCCCATAAGGCATGATGAGACTATAGTGACTGATGTAGGTCTTGTTGGTATACAGGTAGACAGTTTCTACTCAGAGAATTCTAAATGGTATGATTCTCCCTGTGGGTTGGACCCTGGTGCAGATTGCGGAGATAATGGATTCAGGAATGGGGGGATCGTGTAA